The genomic region CCAGTATCATTTTCTTCGATGAGATTGACGGTCTTGCGCCGGTTCGTTCCAGCAAGCAGGAACAGATCCATGCTTCCATTGTCTCAACCCTGTTGGCATTGATGGATGGCATGGACGGTCGTGGTCAAGTCATTGTTATTGGAGCCACCAATCGACCTGACAATATCGACCCTGCTCTTCGTCGACCTGGTCGATTCGACCGAGAGTTTTACTTCCCGTTGCCTGATATCGAAGGGCGAAAGTCAATTCTCAACATTCACACAGCAGACTGGGGACTATCAGAGAAGTTCAAAGATTCCCTAGCCGAGAACACAAAGGGCTATGGTGGTGCTGATTTACGAGCTCTCTGTACTGAAGCAGCTCTCAATGCCATTCAGCGAACCTATCCCCAAATTTACGCCTCCAAGGAAAAGCTTGTGGTCGACCCCGAGAAGATTGGCGTTCATGCCACTGACTTTATGCTGTCTATTAAGAAGCTTATTCCCTCCTCTGAACGATCAGCGACATCTGGCGCTAAACCACTTCCCAAATCGATAGAGCCGCTACTACGCAAACAGTTTAACGAAGCCAAGAATGCCCTTGATGACCTGTTGCCTcgcaggaagaagatgacagctcttcaagaagccATGTATGAGCAGttcgatgacgatgatcaTGGCTTTGGTAGAGAAACCATGCACCAAGAGTTTGAACGATCCAGAGTGTTCCGCCCTCGCTTCATCATATATGGTGTTAGCGGTATGGGACAGAGTTACATTGCTTCTGCCATTCTTCACCATTTCGAAGGTGTTCATGTTCAGAATTTTGATCTTCCCAGCATCTTGGGTGATGGAAGAGTAAGTTTGTGCACTCACAAGGGAAACTACAGACTAACGTCGGCAGGCTATGGAGCAGGTCATTGTCGGTCTCTTTACGGAAGTCAGGCGACACAAACCTAGCGTTATTTATATCCCTAACATCGAAGCTTGGTATATGGCACTACACAACACTCTTGCTCTTACAACTTTCAAGACTATGTTACGATCTATTCCTCCTACAGatccagttcttcttctcgcgACAGCAGAGGGTGATAGAGAAGAGCTTCCCAGTGACCTCTTCCGCGACTTTTTTGGGTTCGCAAAGAAGAACCAAATGAAAATTGAGAAACCTGATCTGGTAAGTAAGACATTTGTGAAATGGGGCTCCTGTGCTAACTTTTGTAGCATTCTCGAATGGAATACTTCAGCACAACGTTGCAATATGTTAAGAAGAAACCCCGCGAGTTCCCCGACCCTGAAAATCGGAAGAAGAGGGTCCTCGAGGAGCTTCCCGTGGCTCCTCCAATTGAACCACCGCCTCCTACCAAGGCTGATATGAAGGCTGCACAGAAGAAAGATCACCAGCTTCTCAATGCTCTCAAGATCCAGCTTCAGCCCATTATGGATCAGATCAATCGAAAGTACAAGAAGTTCAGGCAGCCTGTCATCCCTCAAGCTCAGATCGACTATCTCTTCGCCGAGTCGGACCCCAATTATGTGCGTCCGGACCTTGAAGCTGGACAACGTCGACCATATGAGATCGTCAAGGACAAGTACGACAACGACGTTCTCAAAGATACCACATCTGGGAAGTGTTATTATAACCTTGAGACAACCACCATCGAGGAGCGCTTGTCAAACGGCTTCTATGCCCGCCCAAAGGACTTTCTCTTCGATATTAAGGCTCTTGCAAAAGACGCCAAAAATATTGGAGATAAGGAGCGAACTCTCAAGGCCAATGAACTCCTCAGTAACGTCGAGGTTGATGTCGCTAGTATCGAAAACCAAACCTCTCAAGTTGACTGGGAGGCTCTATATAGACGCCAAGTTCAGCGCGCCAAGGATGCTaccgagaaggagagaaaaCGAAAAGCTATGCAGTCTGTCGTAGACCGTGTGCAATCTGATCTGGGTGGTAATGATAGCGACTCTCAAGGCCCTGTTACTCTGGGAGAAGCCGTGCCAGGATCGAGGACAACTGCCAGGTTCCAAGTTAGAAGCCCACTCTCGAATGGTCATGGCACCTCTGGTCAGGATTCATCACACCCCTTGAGTAATGGCCTCACTCACCCATTGGGAGAGGATGTCCAGATGAGTGGTGTCCACGATGATACGCAGGCTATGTCTGACATGGGGCCTCCACCAAAGTCTCATGACCCCAGCGTGGCTCATACTGGCATGACCCAGATCTCACAGAAGTCAGTAGTGACTACTCTTCCTCCAGGAGTTTCACCATCAGCTGTTATCAACGAGGCTTCAACAACCAAAACCTCAGATCCATCAACTCACCATTCGTCAAACTTTAGTCAACTGACAAATGGTGGCCATGCTGAGAAccgtggtgttgaggatgataGCCAGGTCGACATCCCAGACACGCTACTCGTAGCCGGGCACAACACTTCCGGAGAAGACTCTTGGTTGCACTCTCAAGCTCAGGCTGCTGCGGCAGGGGGTAACCTTATGCAAGGATCGGGCATCTCTGGTAGTCCACCTTCGCAGCGATCATCCGGTTTCAAGGCTCAGAGTGTGGGCGGAATGGCCAACATCCTCAATGATCAGACTTCTGATGAATACCAGTCGGTTCGAAACTCAGGTTCATCCACTTCCGCTTCTCAACCTTTCGCTGGAGGCGAGATAGATGCATTCCTTCAGAACCTAACGGACGCGACAAGCGGCTGTACTATTGAGCAGCTTGAACAAATCAACCGTGAGCTCATGGACGCTATATGGCGCACAAGAAATGAGTGGAACCGCAGCAGAGTCGTTGACCAAATCATGCACGTGTTCAACAGTGTAATGGAGGACATTGATGGCATGCAAGGAGTGGGACCAGGTAGCCAAGTCCCCTATTGATGGCTGGCGCACCATAAAATCTCAGCAGATATGTGTTTTTGTAAAATGGCAGGGAAAGGAATGGAAAGGAGGGGTTTCAAAGAGTCGGGTGTACGTTTGTAATCATGTCTAGGAGTTTGGTGAACGCAGCTTCCATGGCCAAGGAGGTATTAGATGTGTGTTCTAGAGGATATCATGGCTGCGCAGGTTCATTTTTTCCGTGCTATTAGCTACCTGTACAACGGTCTCTTTTCCTACATATATTGAAACAATAGCGATCTTCAATAATTTTATAGCTTAGATTTATCCTTTGTGCTGTCGTAGCGTTTGCCCTCGTCTGCTTGCTCTGCTACGGTCAAGTCTGGGAGACTTTGGGGCATGATCCTCCGTGGTGAGGCACCTGAAATAACATTGTATTTGGAAAAGTCGGTTATTCCTGCATGTTCGCGAAGGAAATCTTCATCCAGGAGGAGCTCGCCGTTCACGACGCTTGGATAAGCTTTGAGAATCTCGAGGATAGCGTCGGAGAAGATGGTTGCCTTTCGTAAATCGTTGGCTTCCTCTGGGTTTTTGGCTGTGAATTTCTCTGTAGCCGCCGACTCGATAGCCTAATATGTCAGTTGTCAaagcaagctcaaggtaTCAGATCCAACATACCACAGCTGGCCAAATAGATGTGATAGCCATATCCTTCTTCCCCTCGCGCTCAAAGTCCATGGCAAGACCCTTTGTAAGAACACTCATACCAACCTTGCCCATAGCATATGCAGTCTTGCCGCGGAAGAAACGACTATAGATAGGTGGGCTGACAACAACTATTCGGCCTGAAGAAGAAATACGAGGAAGAACAGCTTGAACCGTTGCGTAGAGTCCTTCTGGATTGACGCGCTGCATGAGCTGGAAGCGCTTTACGGGAGTCGACGAGACAGGAGCCCAGAAGATGGCGCCTGAGTTGTAGATGAGAACATCTAGACGGCCATAAGTCTGGAATTGTTAGTAAGGAGATTtaaaaggaagagaaattTGGTAAACTCACGGAGATAGTATTCGATACAAGAGCATCTATACTCTCAGGATAGCGGACGTCGACCTGAATAGCAGTAGCATCGCCTCCTTCAGAAGTAATCTCGCGAGCAACTGTTGTGATGGTAGAAGCAGAAGAGTTGGGATTTGGAGGAAAAGGCTCTGGTAGATTGGAAGGATCACTGATAGTctttgcagcaacaacaacttTAAAGTGTTAGCTTCATAAGCACAATAAATACAGAGACGCTTGACATACCAGCGTAGCCATTGCGGGCGAGGTCAACGGCGACTTGACGGCCGATGCCTCTGGATGCGCCTACAACAAGAGCAACAGGTTTCCTAGATACCATTGTAGATAATTGTTTCACTAAGAGATTTGTTATTTGAAACTTTGCATAAATACTGTCGATCTGCTTATAGATCAAATGTCCTGAAAGGTGTAAGTCCGATGCGCCCCAACCTCCACCTTCCCCGAGCCTCGGCACGGGGAAGTCCCCACACCGACCAGGGGCCGAGATCCGTTTAATAAAGCATCCTAAGGTACGCCTTGGAAAGGTACCTACAAGTACACATCTCGTCATTTACTCATCGAATAACGTCAAAGAGAAACATTGTGCTAAAAATGGGTGGACGTATCGACTGTTACCTAGACATTGGTAAGTCATCTAATGTCCCTATTTCTTGGGTAGCACTGATATGCAATAGTGTCATTCTACAGTTATGTAGGATATGCGGACTTGAGACAGAACATGAGCAAACTCGCTGCTCATGGAGTGAAAGTGAAGTATGTTCATGCCTATCCATATCTTTGAGCAAATCGTTGACTTTTATAGTTTCATCCCTGTCTTTTTGGGCGGCATTATGCAGACATCAGGTAGTTAACTATATTGAACCGTATACCACAACTTCATCTTACATAGATTAGGAAACCGTCCTCCATGGgttctcaaggccaaggggGAATATCTTGCTAGAGATTCATTCCGCGCTGCTGAGCGTCTTGGGGTTCCCTATCAAGGCTCGCCACCCGATATCGTTGCCATCGCAAAGACCGTGTCACCACTCCGCGCCTTACACTTTATTAAGGAGAACTACCCAGAGTCAACTTATCTCGCTGCAATCAGATTCCTCTTCCACAAGATATGGCTGCCTCCTCATGTCAATCTTGCCGAGGACGAGAAGCTCATTGCAGCTCTCAAGGAAGCAAcggatgagcttgatggagGGTCTGGCAAGAAGCTGTTctctgatgaagatgttgagaagatcatgaaTGGAAGGGAGAGTATGAAGGAGAGGGTCAAAGATCTTACTGGTGAAGCGGTTCAGAAGGGCGCTTTTGGAGCTCCTTGGTTGATTGTGACCCGCGATGATAGCAAGTCCGAGGCTTTCTTTGGAAGTGACAGGTAAGTCGCCAATGCggcaaaggaaagaaagcaGAAACTGACGTTGCAGATTTAACCATATTTATCGGTTTTTGGGAGTTCCTttcaaggatgttgagatttTGCCTCCATCAAAGTTGTGAGGGGAGTCTCACTCGATAAGCTTGGTGGTTAACAGAAAGAAATCATAAGCCTAGAACTGGATTTGTACCAACAATGAAGACGGAATTTATTGCAGATGAAAAGAAACGCGACCTATTACTTCCAAACCTAAGAAAAGTGAAAGATGTAGAATAAATACGCGATATATCGTCATGCCATGTCTCAGGTGTCATTAGTACCATCACCGTCACACAAACCCACTCAGCAACTTAAGACTCATCAAACCTCCACCTCCTAACCTCACagattcatcatcaacatcttgagcAATGCAGTCTCTCGAATTGAATCTCATAGTCGCGGCCACGCGCAACATGGGCATTGGCCTCCATGGAACAATGCCCTGGCAAGGGCTACGCAAAGAAATGAAGTACTTTGCGCGCGTCACAACTCGGGTGCCACCACAGGTATATATTACCCTTACCTTGCTAGCTATAAATCGCTGTGTTATCGCTGCATTGAAAAGACCACGAGAATCATGTACTGACTCGACCAGGCCTCATCGTCTATCAACGCAGTCATCATGGGCCGCAAAACCTGGGACTCGATCCCCACCAAATTCCGGCCTCTGAAAGACCGTCTCAACATTGTCATTTCCCGCTCCGCACCCTCAAAGCTTCCCGAAAAAGTTGAGCCCTCTGAACCCGTGAGAGTCCAATCTCTTGAACTTGCTCTTCAATACGCCCGTGCTCATAGCGACGTCGGTCGAATTTTCGTCATCGGTGGTGCGCAGATCTATGACGCCGCTCTCAGACTGCCAGAAGCGCGACGGATCCTTCTCACGAGTATTGAGCGTGATTTTGACTGCGATACTTTCTTTCCTGTTGACTTGAAGGATGGATCGTGGGAGAGAAAGTCTAGAGAGGAGTTGCAGGAGTGGACAGGtgaagagattgaagagGGTGGCCAGGAAGAAGCTGGTACAAAGTATGAGTTTCAAATGTGGGAGAAGCATGATTAGTTGACCATACAGAGATAATCACAACAAAAGAACATATATATGAGGTGGAATATCATCAGGGAATTATTCATATACAACCGTCATGCCTAAGAAGATAGCCTCATCCAATGCCCTATTCATACAGCCCGCCCGTTCTATTTTTTTTGTCATGTAACCCATACATCCATCTGATAGTACAAATCTTCCTTCCGCGCTCTAGTTCGCTGAAGCCTTGGCGGTCTCCTCTGTTGATACAGGCTCCTCCTTCACCTCCTTAGCAGGAAGACCATCCTCCTGCTGTCCACCAAGTTGCTTCTCCAATCTCGTCCAGAACACATCCACCGGCTTGGCCATAATCGCCGGTAATTGCGCAGGAAGGTTATTATCCGAAACAGCCTCAAACTGCAACAGTGTCGATCTCATCCAGCCCACGATAGCAAGAAGAGCTCTGGGGTCCGCATCAGCAGAACCCTTGAACAGGTTTCGCCAGATGGCACTTGCTAGCATCGCATCGCCCTTGATGAGACCCTCGTCGTATGCTAGCAGAAGACCGCGCCACTGAACGAAAATGTCCTTGAGGTATCGCTGGCGGAGGGCGCTCGATGTGATGTGGTGGTCGATgtgcatcttcttctcgcactcgaagaagaagtggtcTGTGAGCTGGTGCTGCCAGTTTTGGAAGCCCTCGCGGTCGAAGCAGCGTATTCGGGTGTTGATTAGGTAGAGGTGAAGCATGGTTACGTGGGACCAGGTGCTGAAGGTTGGAGGAA from Fusarium oxysporum Fo47 chromosome III, complete sequence harbors:
- a CDS encoding thioredoxin-like protein; the encoded protein is MGGRIDCYLDIVSFYSYVGYADLRQNMSKLAAHGVKVNFIPVFLGGIMQTSGNRPPWVLKAKGEYLARDSFRAAERLGVPYQGSPPDIVAIAKTVSPLRALHFIKENYPESTYLAAIRFLFHKIWLPPHVNLAEDEKLIAALKEATDELDGGSGKKLFSDEDVEKIMNGRESMKERVKDLTGEAVQKGAFGAPWLIVTRDDSKSEAFFGSDRFNHIYRFLGVPFKDVEILPPSKL
- a CDS encoding dihydrofolate reductase-like domain-containing protein, encoding MQSLELNLIVAATRNMGIGLHGTMPWQGLRKEMKYFARVTTRVPPQASSSINAVIMGRKTWDSIPTKFRPLKDRLNIVISRSAPSKLPEKVEPSEPVRVQSLELALQYARAHSDVGRIFVIGGAQIYDAALRLPEARRILLTSIERDFDCDTFFPVDLKDGSWERKSREELQEWTGEEIEEGGQEEAGTKYEFQMWEKHD